In Gossypium hirsutum isolate 1008001.06 chromosome D06, Gossypium_hirsutum_v2.1, whole genome shotgun sequence, one genomic interval encodes:
- the LOC121218606 gene encoding uncharacterized protein encodes MKNENENENESQDESMQQIQHPFHRQHPLVLVAEHNNEGLKAHCDGCGELLSAPCFTCIHCNYHLHKQCAEAPFYLPNHPLHPKHSYAGFVLRQRPFKNDVMVYGCALCKEKGNMFFYKCHGCYFSIDIKCDQFSSSFKFNQPSKHDIHQHPLTFFESPMAIDVFKRFSCSWCHEPLTDAIYVCFDCLLKKVSTDSFIIHKKCLDELPTEIDHLTHRLHTLILNRSDSDYLCNLCQKQHSGPYYGCSLCHFNINVECAWPRSTVEDRSHHQHPFTLLRRQYSFICDACGTEGNCISYICSTCSLMVHKDCTSLPRIIKFSRHDHCIFHKYFLKDLTRQDCKICFKEVRLECGSYSCRKPGCNYIVHVNCVLEDKRLYKVIEEEKQCEELEEKSMQSSIIRIIEVNEAGEATKIQHFIHQHCLVLADKMEEEIDRKCDGCMLPISNIFYYCSECPFFLHKTCAELPRIKQHWFRQSNATLNFESFKECDFCYRYCSGFFFKNEDRCCAEACERVKLLY; translated from the coding sequence ATGAAAAACGAGAATGAGAATGAGAATGAGAGTCAAGACGAGTCGATGCAACAGATTCAGCATCCTTTTCATCGGCAACATCCCTTGGTGTTAGTGGCAGAGCACAACAATGAAGGTCTCAAAGCTCACTGCGATGGATGTGGGGAACTACTTTCAGCTCCATGCTTCACTTGTATTCATTGCAATTATCACCTTCACAAGCAATGTGCAGAGGCACCCTTTTACCTTCCTAATCACCCTCTCCATCCCAAGCACTCATACGCAGGTTTTGTTCTTCGACAAAGGCCATTCAAAAATGATGTCATGGTATATGGTTGTGCATTATGCAAGGAAAAAGGTAAcatgtttttttataaatgtCATGGGTGTTATTTTTCCATTGACATCAAATGTGAtcaattttcttcttcatttaagTTTAACCAACCATCCAAACATGATATCCACCAACATCCATTGACCTTCTTTGAAAGTCCCATGGCCATAGATGTATTCAAAAGATTCAGCTGCTCCTGGTGTCATGAACCATTGACAGATGCTATATATGTTTGCTTTGATTGTCTATTGAAAAAAGTTTCAACAGATTCATTTATCATTCACAAGAAATGCCTTGATGAGTTACCCACTGAAATTGATCACCTTACACATCGCTTACACACTCTTATTCTTAACCGTAGTGATAGTGATTACTTGTGCAACCTATGCCAAAAGCAACATTCCGGACCTTATTATGGTTGTTCTCTTTGCCATTTTAACATCAATGTTGAATGTGCTTGGCCGAGGTCTACTGTTGAAGATAGAAGTCATCATCAGCATCCATTCACCTTACTTAGGAGACAATATTCATTCATTTGTGATGCATGTGGCACTGAAGGAAATTGTATTTCATATATATGTTCAACATGCAGCCTCATGGTCCATAAGGATTGCACTTCACTCCCACGCATCATCAAATTTTCCCGACATGATCACtgcatttttcataaatattttcttaaagatCTTACAAGGCAAGATTGCAAGATTTGTTTCAAAGAAGTGAGACTAGAGTGTGGGAGTTACTCTTGTAGGAAGCCAGGTTGCAATTACATTGTCCATGTGAATTGTGTCTTAGAGGATAAAAGGTTGTACAAGGTAATTGAGGAAGAGAAGCAATGTGAggagcttgaagaaaaatctatGCAGTCTTCCATCATTCGTATTATTGAGGTGAATGAAGCTGGGGAAGCTACAAagattcaacatttcattcatcaaCATTGCTTGGTATTAGCAGACAAGATGGAGGaggaaattgatagaaaatgtgaTGGGTGCATGCTACCTATCtcaaatattttctattattgttcAGAATGCCCCTTTTTTCTTCATAAAACCTGTGCTGAATTGCCAAGAATCAAGCAACATTGGTTTCGTCAAAGCAATGCCACCCTCAATTTCGAAAGCTTCAAGGAATGTGACTTTTGCTATCGATATTGTAGTGGTTTCTTCTTTAAAAATGAAGATCggtgttgcgcggaagcgtgtgaaagagtaaaattattgtactga